One region of uncultured Sulfurimonas sp. genomic DNA includes:
- a CDS encoding glycosyltransferase: protein MRVAVVVRSLKMGGMERVALNLSEAFADAGDESHLIYFKDKNRVFTPKKSVHFHHFNLDKTLRLTIIGAILGILAKLFSGIFRGSFFIYNGILLAPIFKYKLKKLEDEYGKFDLIIMRGHGTFELIWPYKDDRVVQMVESVFIRHTSRLDKLYIKCVYAGKNLAGVSSGVKNKIQEVLEHTKVKAKSVNVVNNPMDIKTIQSKADEYTPDIKEDYIVSVGRITPNKNLVFLLDSYKYARDNLGLTLSLVIIGDGHDMQNVKAKVLELDLEKHVRFLGMIDNPYPWIKKAKLLTSSSKAEGFGMVLIEALACTTNVVTTKSIGGVKDIMLGDLEENMIEFSEEKFAKKMCEIVHSDKSVDFKKYVDNFSSASIVKRYKELYLR from the coding sequence ATGAGAGTTGCAGTAGTTGTTAGAAGCTTAAAAATGGGTGGAATGGAGCGTGTAGCTCTGAACTTATCTGAAGCTTTTGCAGATGCGGGAGATGAGTCGCACCTGATTTATTTTAAAGATAAAAACAGAGTTTTTACTCCAAAAAAAAGTGTTCACTTTCATCATTTTAACTTAGATAAAACTCTTCGCTTGACTATTATCGGTGCAATATTAGGCATACTTGCAAAACTATTTAGTGGCATCTTCAGAGGTTCTTTTTTTATATACAACGGTATCCTCTTGGCTCCTATCTTTAAGTACAAACTTAAAAAACTTGAAGATGAATATGGAAAGTTTGATTTAATCATCATGCGTGGACATGGTACTTTTGAACTTATCTGGCCATATAAAGATGATAGAGTTGTTCAAATGGTTGAGAGTGTTTTTATAAGACACACTTCAAGACTAGACAAACTCTATATAAAGTGTGTTTATGCTGGTAAAAATCTAGCAGGAGTATCAAGCGGAGTAAAAAATAAAATCCAAGAAGTACTAGAACATACTAAAGTAAAAGCTAAAAGTGTAAATGTTGTAAATAACCCGATGGATATAAAAACTATACAATCAAAAGCAGACGAATATACGCCAGATATAAAAGAGGACTACATAGTAAGTGTGGGAAGAATAACACCAAACAAAAATTTAGTCTTTTTACTTGATAGTTATAAATATGCAAGAGATAACTTAGGCTTAACTCTTAGCTTAGTCATCATAGGTGATGGGCACGATATGCAAAATGTAAAAGCAAAAGTATTAGAGTTAGACTTAGAAAAACATGTAAGATTTTTAGGAATGATAGACAATCCTTATCCTTGGATAAAAAAAGCAAAACTTTTAACTTCTTCTTCAAAAGCTGAGGGATTTGGTATGGTTCTCATAGAAGCTTTGGCATGTACTACAAATGTAGTAACAACTAAGTCAATAGGTGGAGTAAAAGATATAATGCTTGGAGACTTAGAAGAAAATATGATAGAGTTTTCAGAAGAAAAATTTGCAAAAAAAATGTGTGAAATAGTTCACAGTGACAAGAGTGTGGATTTTAAAAAATATGTTGATAATTTTTCATCTGCATCTATAGTTAAAAGATATAAAGAGTTATATCTTCGTTAA
- a CDS encoding lipopolysaccharide kinase InaA family protein, whose translation MSHKLILNPKFNNFKEALLNIQEIFHASDNSIHKARNELKIIELNGIKCVVKSFKIPHFVNKIAYTFFREGKAKKSYLNAIKLMELKVNTPEPIGIIEFFDFGLISRSYFVSVYEPYDFTIREVFHHKVRNHTEVLKEFVRFTYEIHQKNVWHVDYSLGNILITKQENNNFKFSLVDINRMEFKNITAQEGLKNFNKFWAKDDNDLITIAKTYALLANIDEKEAIKTVVNEAKSLEAKVNLKRKLKGR comes from the coding sequence TTGTCACATAAACTAATCCTAAACCCAAAATTTAACAATTTCAAAGAGGCTCTACTTAACATTCAGGAGATTTTTCACGCTTCAGACAACAGCATCCACAAAGCAAGAAATGAGCTTAAAATCATAGAACTCAATGGCATCAAGTGTGTTGTAAAATCATTCAAAATTCCTCACTTCGTAAATAAAATAGCATATACTTTCTTTCGCGAGGGCAAAGCAAAAAAATCATATCTAAATGCTATAAAACTTATGGAACTAAAAGTTAATACTCCTGAGCCTATCGGTATTATAGAGTTTTTTGATTTTGGATTAATCTCACGTAGTTATTTTGTATCTGTCTATGAACCTTACGATTTTACCATTCGTGAAGTTTTTCATCACAAAGTAAGAAATCACACAGAAGTTTTAAAAGAGTTTGTAAGATTTACTTACGAAATTCATCAAAAGAATGTTTGGCATGTTGATTATTCTTTAGGAAATATTCTAATTACAAAACAAGAAAATAATAACTTTAAATTTTCACTTGTGGACATAAATAGAATGGAGTTTAAAAACATTACAGCTCAAGAAGGTCTAAAAAACTTTAACAAGTTTTGGGCAAAAGATGATAATGACTTAATAACTATTGCCAAAACCTACGCTTTGCTTGCAAATATAGATGAAAAAGAAGCTATAAAAACAGTAGTAAATGAAGCAAAATCACTTGAGGCAAAAGTTAATTTAAAGAGAAAACTAAAGGGAAGATAA
- a CDS encoding glycosyltransferase family 2 protein has product MLKKITANIITLNEENNIKDVIESVQEVCDEVLVIDSLSLDKTCEIAKSLGAKVVKQEYLGDGGQKAFGAPLAKNDWILSIDADERLDANAIEAIKNLDLDATSYEAFSFARKTFVGKNFIKLWYPDRVTRLYNRQMCGYSTVGGHAKVESQNIKALDADMLHYSYDDYSHMIKTTHKFITRGARISYEDGKRASFFDPFLHGIGALFKALVLKGGAFHGVNGWNVAVISAFSSYMKYALMLEMQENE; this is encoded by the coding sequence ATGCTAAAAAAGATAACTGCAAACATTATAACGCTAAATGAAGAAAATAATATCAAAGATGTTATAGAGTCAGTTCAAGAAGTTTGTGATGAGGTTTTAGTTATTGATTCATTGAGTTTGGATAAAACTTGTGAGATTGCAAAATCTTTGGGTGCTAAAGTTGTAAAACAAGAATATCTTGGTGATGGTGGACAAAAAGCTTTTGGAGCGCCTTTGGCTAAAAACGACTGGATTCTTAGCATAGATGCAGATGAGAGACTAGATGCAAATGCGATAGAGGCTATAAAAAATTTAGATTTAGATGCTACTTCTTATGAAGCTTTTTCTTTTGCAAGAAAAACATTTGTCGGTAAAAATTTTATAAAGCTTTGGTATCCAGATAGGGTAACAAGACTTTATAACCGTCAAATGTGTGGCTACTCAACAGTAGGCGGACATGCAAAAGTTGAGAGTCAAAACATTAAAGCACTAGATGCAGATATGCTTCACTACTCTTATGATGATTACTCACACATGATAAAAACTACACATAAGTTTATAACTCGTGGAGCGAGAATATCTTACGAAGATGGTAAAAGAGCTTCATTTTTTGATCCGTTTTTACATGGAATAGGAGCTTTGTTTAAAGCACTTGTTTTAAAAGGCGGTGCTTTTCATGGAGTAAATGGCTGGAATGTAGCTGTTATATCTGCTTTTAGTTCGTATATGAAGTATGCTTTGATGTTGGAGATGCAAGAAAATGAGTAA
- a CDS encoding glycosyltransferase family 9 protein, which yields MNILVCRTDKLGDFITALPTMYVLKHHNPKNRIIACVAPLNKTLALSCDFIDEVVVDSGQSVWSFASELRSLNIDASITLFSNTRIALVQFLARIPKRIAPATKIAQIFYTHRVKQRRSEVKMAEFEYNLELTKTLFSDIDLEYKKPLLEFEDAKKIYEVFCINNDIEKEVIAFHVGFGGSSDANWNLDEYEELIHAVLIENRYQVVLTFGPDEKELYEEMQGRFMAYNVVCYFSQESINYFAKLISNFKLFVSTSTGTYHLASLVGTPTMTFFADTLFASSKRWRGVGDIKMQSNFMIPQEKEKKEELFKEVKEKLSSL from the coding sequence TTGAACATTTTAGTATGTCGCACAGATAAGTTAGGCGATTTTATAACTGCACTTCCAACAATGTATGTTCTAAAACACCATAATCCTAAAAACAGGATTATCGCTTGTGTGGCACCACTAAACAAAACTTTGGCTCTATCTTGTGACTTTATAGATGAGGTTGTCGTTGATAGTGGACAAAGTGTTTGGAGTTTTGCATCTGAGCTTCGTAGTTTAAATATAGATGCAAGCATAACTCTTTTTTCAAACACTCGTATAGCCTTAGTACAGTTTTTAGCACGAATCCCAAAACGAATAGCTCCAGCTACCAAAATAGCTCAAATATTTTATACACACAGAGTTAAACAAAGACGAAGTGAAGTGAAAATGGCTGAGTTTGAGTACAACTTAGAACTCACAAAAACTCTCTTTAGTGATATAGATTTAGAATATAAAAAACCTCTTTTAGAGTTTGAAGATGCTAAAAAGATATATGAAGTCTTTTGCATCAATAATGATATAGAAAAAGAGGTTATCGCTTTTCATGTAGGTTTTGGTGGTTCATCAGATGCCAACTGGAATTTGGATGAATATGAAGAGTTAATACACGCAGTTCTTATAGAAAATAGATACCAAGTCGTACTTACATTTGGACCTGATGAAAAAGAGCTTTATGAGGAGATGCAGGGTAGGTTTATGGCTTATAATGTTGTTTGTTATTTCTCACAAGAGAGCATTAATTACTTTGCAAAACTCATAAGTAATTTCAAACTCTTTGTAAGCACTTCAACGGGAACTTACCATTTAGCATCTCTAGTAGGAACTCCAACTATGACATTTTTTGCTGATACTCTTTTTGCAAGTTCAAAGAGATGGAGAGGTGTTGGGGATATAAAGATGCAGAGTAATTTTATGATACCGCAAGAAAAAGAAAAAAAAGAAGAGTTGTTTAAAGAGGTAAAAGAGAAGTTATCTTCCCTTTAG
- a CDS encoding UDP-glucose/GDP-mannose dehydrogenase family protein, which produces MKISVIGTGYVGLVSGVCFAQMGNKVTCVDIDEKKIEDLKQGIIPIYEPGLEDMTLENYKNKTLDFTTNSDAAIKNSSISFIAVGTPMGEDGSADLKYVLAVAKTIGESMTDYMVIVDKSTVPVGTADKVKATIQAELDKRGVEIEFDVVSNPEFLKEGAAIKDFLHPDRVVIGADSQKAMDIMRELYAPFMKHHDRFIAMDIKSAEMTKYAANAMLATKISFMNEMSQICERVGADINKVRNGIGSDSRIGYSFIYPGCGYGGSCFPKDVQALAKTAKDFGYNPRILDAVEAVNLDQKYVMSNKVIARFGENLEGKTFAIWGLSFKPETDDMREASSITIINELTSRGAKVVAYDPKARHEAESHYLKGNDKVSYVDSKYEAIKDADAMILVTEWQEFRSPDFDEMKKLLKSAVFFDGRNQFSKEKMNQYGFEYFQIGVK; this is translated from the coding sequence ATGAAAATATCAGTTATTGGAACGGGTTATGTTGGTTTAGTTAGTGGAGTTTGTTTTGCTCAGATGGGAAACAAAGTGACTTGTGTTGATATAGATGAGAAAAAGATAGAAGATTTAAAGCAAGGAATCATCCCTATTTACGAACCTGGCTTAGAAGATATGACTCTAGAAAATTATAAAAACAAAACATTAGACTTTACTACAAACTCAGATGCTGCTATAAAAAACTCTAGCATCTCTTTTATTGCCGTTGGAACTCCAATGGGTGAAGATGGAAGTGCTGATTTAAAGTATGTTTTGGCAGTTGCAAAAACTATTGGTGAGTCAATGACTGATTACATGGTTATCGTAGATAAATCAACTGTTCCTGTTGGAACTGCAGATAAAGTAAAAGCTACTATCCAAGCTGAGCTTGATAAAAGAGGCGTTGAGATAGAGTTTGATGTAGTCTCAAACCCAGAGTTTTTAAAAGAGGGTGCAGCTATAAAAGACTTCTTGCATCCTGACCGCGTTGTCATCGGAGCAGATAGCCAAAAAGCTATGGATATTATGAGAGAACTTTACGCTCCATTTATGAAACATCATGATAGATTTATTGCTATGGATATCAAAAGTGCTGAGATGACAAAGTACGCAGCAAATGCTATGCTTGCTACAAAGATATCTTTTATGAATGAGATGAGCCAAATCTGTGAGAGAGTTGGAGCGGATATCAACAAGGTAAGAAACGGCATCGGAAGTGACAGCCGTATCGGTTATAGTTTTATATATCCTGGTTGTGGATACGGAGGAAGTTGTTTTCCAAAGGATGTTCAAGCACTTGCTAAAACAGCAAAAGACTTTGGGTACAATCCTAGAATACTAGATGCAGTTGAAGCTGTAAATTTAGACCAAAAGTATGTAATGAGCAATAAAGTAATAGCGAGATTTGGTGAAAACTTAGAAGGTAAGACTTTCGCTATTTGGGGACTTAGTTTTAAGCCTGAAACTGATGATATGAGAGAAGCAAGTTCTATCACTATCATAAATGAACTTACTTCAAGAGGTGCAAAAGTTGTAGCTTACGACCCAAAAGCAAGACATGAGGCAGAGAGTCACTACTTAAAGGGAAATGATAAGGTTTCTTATGTAGATAGTAAATATGAAGCAATAAAAGATGCAGATGCTATGATACTAGTAACTGAATGGCAAGAGTTTAGAAGTCCTGATTTTGATGAGATGAAAAAACTACTTAAAAGTGCTGTCTTCTTTGATGGTAGAAATCAGTTTAGTAAAGAAAAAATGAATCAATATGGTTTTGAGTATTTTCAAATTGGTGTGAAATAA
- a CDS encoding PIG-L family deacetylase: MTFSTLFLFLCIYLFIVYKRAQRYKYDTSKDYIYDLEKNLISTFKMDNYSVNLPDNYKEFDSLFLKIELDFNLISYFLKPYVQIQNTKHFFEYGSSGVRYLNISNIDDASIKLTLKNTTIKKDKISLYGYKNKIDLSKKILILAPHADDSEIAAFGLYKTAKNVTIVTTTIGEHGLCNYCDIYDNNKTKSSIKKAQLRTIDALATPLLGDVDIKNSLTLGYYGGSLKAMRDNKELEASSLVDGFLDMNLYRKVSHSDIKLKQNVKPMYNYFLDDIKDILTQINPDIIITPHPHIDSHQDHKQTTYTLIDAIKELDSNPKLLLYTNHLSLSETYPVGQLHSCIDLPPNKEEFYFDSLYSFSLDKELQIDKFFALESIHDLRDSLVFFSIKKAYKHLNKLIKRKLTGKDKSYYKRAIRANELFFVVESKNIDELTKI, encoded by the coding sequence ATGACATTTTCTACACTTTTTTTATTTTTGTGTATTTATCTATTTATAGTTTACAAAAGAGCTCAAAGATACAAGTATGACACCTCAAAAGATTATATTTATGATTTAGAGAAAAACCTTATATCAACATTTAAAATGGACAACTATAGTGTTAATTTACCAGATAACTACAAGGAGTTTGACTCACTCTTTTTAAAAATAGAACTAGATTTTAATCTCATCTCATACTTTTTAAAACCTTATGTACAAATCCAAAACACAAAACATTTTTTCGAGTACGGCTCAAGCGGTGTTAGATACCTAAATATATCCAATATAGACGATGCATCTATCAAACTTACTTTAAAAAACACAACTATCAAAAAAGACAAAATCTCTCTTTATGGCTATAAAAACAAGATTGACTTATCTAAAAAGATTCTTATCTTAGCACCTCATGCTGATGATTCGGAGATTGCAGCCTTTGGACTCTACAAAACAGCCAAAAATGTAACAATTGTAACTACAACCATAGGAGAACATGGACTTTGCAACTATTGCGATATTTATGATAACAACAAAACAAAAAGCTCTATAAAAAAAGCCCAACTTAGAACCATAGATGCACTAGCCACACCTCTTTTAGGTGATGTAGACATAAAAAACTCTTTAACTCTTGGATACTACGGGGGGAGTTTAAAAGCGATGAGAGACAACAAAGAGCTAGAAGCTTCATCTCTTGTTGATGGTTTTTTAGATATGAACCTTTACAGAAAAGTATCACATTCAGACATCAAACTAAAACAAAATGTAAAGCCAATGTACAATTATTTTTTAGATGATATAAAAGATATTTTAACTCAAATAAATCCAGATATAATAATCACACCACACCCTCACATAGATAGCCATCAAGACCATAAACAAACAACTTATACACTAATAGATGCCATAAAAGAGTTAGACTCAAATCCAAAACTACTCTTATACACAAACCATCTCTCTTTAAGTGAAACTTATCCAGTAGGACAACTTCACTCTTGTATAGACTTGCCGCCAAACAAAGAAGAGTTTTATTTTGATTCCCTGTACTCTTTTTCTCTTGATAAAGAGTTACAAATAGACAAGTTTTTTGCACTAGAGTCCATACATGATTTAAGAGATTCTTTGGTGTTTTTTAGCATAAAAAAAGCCTATAAACATTTAAATAAACTTATAAAAAGAAAGCTAACAGGAAAAGATAAAAGCTACTATAAAAGAGCGATAAGGGCAAATGAACTATTTTTTGTTGTTGAGAGTAAAAACATAGATGAGTTAACGAAGATATAA